Proteins co-encoded in one Streptomyces roseochromogenus subsp. oscitans DS 12.976 genomic window:
- a CDS encoding SigE family RNA polymerase sigma factor, whose amino-acid sequence MAQGEVLEFEEYVRTRQDALLRSARRLVPDPVDAQDLLQTALVRTYGRWEGIADKRLADAYLRRVMINTRTEWWRARKLEEVPTEQLPDASVDDSTEQHADRALLMDVMKVLAPKQRSVVVLRHWEQMSTEETAAALGMSAGTVKSTLHRALARLREELEARDLDARALEREERERCAA is encoded by the coding sequence ATGGCGCAGGGCGAGGTGCTCGAATTCGAGGAGTACGTCCGCACCCGGCAGGACGCGCTGCTGCGCAGCGCCCGCCGACTGGTGCCGGACCCCGTCGACGCCCAGGACCTGCTGCAGACGGCGCTGGTGCGCACGTACGGCCGCTGGGAGGGCATCGCCGACAAGCGGCTCGCCGACGCCTATCTGCGCCGTGTCATGATCAACACCCGTACGGAGTGGTGGCGAGCGCGCAAGCTGGAGGAGGTCCCGACCGAGCAGCTGCCGGACGCGTCCGTGGACGACTCCACCGAGCAGCACGCCGACCGGGCTCTGCTGATGGACGTCATGAAGGTGCTCGCACCGAAGCAGCGCAGTGTCGTGGTACTGCGACACTGGGAGCAGATGTCCACGGAGGAGACGGCCGCGGCCCTCGGCATGTCGGCCGGTACGGTCAAGAGCACGCTGCACCGGGCGCTCGCCCGGCTCCGGGAGGAGCTGGAGGCCCGCGATCTGGACGCA
- a CDS encoding A/G-specific adenine glycosylase, which yields MTETLHTPVIAWFDAHARDLPWRRPEAGPWGVMVSEFMLQQTPVSRVLPVYEEWLARWPRPAGLAKEAPGEAVRAWGRLGYPRRALRLHGAAVAITERHGGDVPTEHSQLLALPGIGEYTAAAVASFAYGQRHAVLDTNVRRVFARAVTGVQYPPNATTAAERRLARELLPEDEKTAARWAAASMELGALVCTAKNEGCGRCPIAAQCAWRLAGKPEHAGPPRRGQTYAGTDRQVRGKLLAVLREAHAPVPQSVLDRVWHEPVQRARALDGLVADGLVEPLPGGLYRLPLS from the coding sequence ATGACTGAGACGCTGCACACCCCTGTGATCGCCTGGTTCGACGCCCACGCCCGCGACCTCCCCTGGCGCCGCCCGGAGGCGGGCCCGTGGGGTGTGATGGTCAGCGAGTTCATGCTGCAGCAGACCCCGGTCAGCCGGGTGCTGCCCGTCTATGAGGAGTGGCTGGCCCGCTGGCCGCGCCCCGCCGGCCTCGCGAAGGAGGCACCGGGCGAGGCGGTGCGCGCCTGGGGCCGGCTCGGCTACCCGCGCCGGGCGCTCAGGCTGCACGGAGCCGCCGTAGCCATAACGGAACGGCACGGCGGGGACGTACCGACGGAGCACTCACAGCTGCTGGCGCTGCCCGGCATCGGCGAGTACACGGCGGCCGCGGTGGCGTCGTTCGCGTATGGGCAGCGGCACGCGGTGCTGGACACGAATGTGCGCCGGGTCTTCGCGCGGGCGGTGACGGGGGTGCAGTACCCGCCGAACGCGACGACGGCCGCCGAGCGGCGCCTGGCCCGTGAGCTGCTGCCGGAGGACGAGAAGACGGCCGCGCGCTGGGCCGCCGCCTCGATGGAGCTGGGCGCGCTGGTGTGCACGGCGAAGAACGAGGGGTGCGGGCGGTGCCCGATCGCCGCGCAGTGCGCCTGGCGGCTGGCCGGCAAGCCGGAGCACGCGGGGCCGCCGCGCCGGGGCCAGACGTACGCGGGTACGGACCGGCAGGTGCGCGGCAAGCTGCTGGCGGTGCTGCGGGAGGCACACGCGCCGGTGCCGCAGTCGGTGCTGGACCGGGTGTGGCACGAGCCGGTGCAGCGCGCCCGCGCGCTCGACGGGCTTGTCGCGGACGGTCTGGTGGAGCCGCTGCCGGGCGGTCTGTATCGACTGCCGTTGAGCTGA